The Echinicola rosea genome has a segment encoding these proteins:
- a CDS encoding DEAD/DEAH box helicase yields MTLSNLNPQNILQNLGISSLNEMQQATLQASKEHANLMLIAPTGSGKTLAYLLSLLEKLEEKDGIQAMILAPTRELVIQIESVLKQMKLPIKTNACYGGHLFSIERKNFSVPPSILVGTPGRIKDHLERGTFSPDTIRHLIFDEFDKSLEMGFTGQMKYITGQLYQVTHKVLVSATSSIELPYYLDFDDHFTLKTQQTTSTSLKVQKIVTPKEGKLDGLLALIKSLGKGQNVIVFANHRDACDRIGEFLDQHEVIFSLFRGGLEQDERESQLTKFRNGSAQVLIATDIAARGIDIPDLDYVVHYQLPPQETTFLHRNGRTARMKATGTCILLMTEKDHLPNYLQEDPEEFIPTPENQAPKPQFATLHINKGKKDKVNKIDLVGFFLQFDFMDKEDLGLIEVKDFFSYVAIKREKYPQAISASQNQRIKRKAIKVSLAN; encoded by the coding sequence ATGACACTTTCCAACCTAAATCCACAAAACATACTCCAAAACCTGGGTATTTCATCACTCAACGAGATGCAGCAGGCCACCCTACAAGCTTCAAAGGAGCACGCTAACCTTATGCTCATCGCCCCTACAGGCAGTGGAAAAACCTTGGCTTACCTGCTCAGCTTGCTGGAAAAACTCGAAGAAAAGGACGGGATTCAAGCCATGATCCTAGCTCCCACCAGGGAGCTCGTCATCCAGATAGAAAGTGTCCTAAAGCAAATGAAGCTCCCCATCAAAACAAACGCCTGCTATGGCGGGCATTTGTTCAGCATCGAGCGGAAAAACTTTTCGGTGCCACCAAGCATTTTAGTGGGCACTCCCGGGAGGATCAAGGATCACTTGGAAAGGGGAACGTTTTCTCCCGACACTATCCGTCATCTTATTTTTGATGAGTTTGACAAATCCCTCGAAATGGGATTTACCGGACAAATGAAATACATCACTGGGCAGTTGTATCAAGTTACCCACAAGGTATTGGTGTCCGCTACCAGCTCTATTGAACTCCCATATTATTTGGATTTTGACGACCACTTTACCCTTAAAACCCAGCAAACCACCTCCACATCCCTCAAGGTCCAAAAAATAGTCACGCCAAAAGAGGGAAAACTGGACGGACTGCTCGCCCTTATCAAAAGCCTTGGAAAAGGACAAAATGTCATCGTCTTTGCCAATCACCGGGACGCTTGTGACCGTATCGGAGAATTTTTGGACCAGCACGAAGTGATCTTTTCCCTCTTTCGTGGTGGACTCGAACAAGACGAGCGTGAATCCCAACTGACCAAATTCAGGAACGGAAGTGCCCAAGTACTGATCGCCACCGATATCGCCGCTCGGGGGATAGATATTCCGGATCTGGACTATGTGGTACATTATCAGCTGCCTCCCCAAGAGACAACCTTCCTCCACAGAAATGGGAGAACAGCCAGGATGAAAGCGACAGGCACTTGTATTTTATTGATGACCGAAAAAGACCACCTCCCAAACTATCTTCAAGAAGACCCGGAAGAATTTATCCCCACTCCGGAAAATCAAGCGCCAAAACCGCAGTTTGCCACCTTGCACATCAACAAAGGCAAGAAGGACAAAGTCAATAAAATCGACCTGGTGGGATTCTTCCTCCAATTTGATTTTATGGATAAAGAAGACTTAGGCCTTATAGAAGTAAAAGACTTCTTCTCATATGTAGCCATAAAAAGGGAAAAGTATCCACAGGCCATTTCTGCTTCACAAAACCAACGCATCAAAAGAAAAGCAATCAAAGTAAGCCTTGCAAACTAA
- a CDS encoding VF530 family protein, translated as MEKQPNNPMHGVKLEQIVTVLVKYYGWDNLADSVPINCFISNPSIKSSLKFLRRTPWARAKVEALYMDLLKKK; from the coding sequence ATGGAAAAACAACCCAATAACCCCATGCACGGGGTGAAGCTAGAACAAATCGTGACCGTGTTGGTCAAATATTATGGCTGGGACAATCTAGCAGACAGCGTGCCGATCAATTGCTTTATTTCCAATCCCAGCATCAAGAGCAGCCTGAAGTTTCTCCGCCGTACACCATGGGCGCGTGCCAAAGTGGAGGCATTGTATATGGATCTATTGAAAAAAAAGTAG
- a CDS encoding ketopantoate reductase family protein — MKIGILGIGGVGGFIGAKLAHAYQSDPTTEIIFICRGATKQEISAHGLCLRTNDQHILAKPSLASDEPEKIGYLDLLIIATKAFSLPSVISAFQDCISPDTVIIPLQNGIDAAETLLHQFPKNPPIILEGCIYIASNIEKPGVIHHLGGPGKVIYGKDGNGHFPWVTTILQKAGIDTNYTSDIKKILWKKFLFVSPLAAITTAYGVTFGEVAKRDELLKRLRKLMLEVQAVANTETIMLQESDIEEALNMLSNFPYSAKSSLQLDVEEEAPQTEKATFIDFVIAQGRKAHINTEAYLLMDKLISEKTC, encoded by the coding sequence ATGAAAATCGGTATCCTAGGAATCGGAGGAGTCGGAGGATTTATTGGCGCCAAACTGGCCCATGCCTACCAAAGCGATCCTACTACTGAAATTATCTTTATCTGCAGAGGAGCTACCAAGCAAGAAATCTCCGCTCATGGCCTTTGCCTACGCACAAATGACCAGCACATCTTGGCCAAACCAAGTTTAGCAAGCGATGAACCCGAAAAAATAGGCTACCTTGATCTGTTGATCATTGCGACGAAAGCCTTTTCGCTTCCATCAGTGATCTCTGCATTTCAGGATTGCATTTCTCCCGACACTGTAATCATCCCCCTCCAAAACGGCATCGATGCTGCCGAAACCCTCCTTCACCAATTCCCTAAAAACCCACCCATCATTCTAGAAGGCTGTATTTATATCGCTTCCAACATTGAAAAACCCGGTGTGATCCATCATTTAGGAGGCCCCGGCAAGGTGATTTATGGGAAAGATGGTAATGGTCACTTCCCATGGGTCACCACCATTCTCCAGAAGGCCGGGATTGATACGAACTATACCTCGGACATAAAAAAAATCCTCTGGAAAAAATTCCTTTTTGTATCTCCCTTGGCAGCCATCACCACCGCTTATGGTGTGACTTTTGGTGAAGTGGCAAAAAGGGACGAACTTTTAAAGCGGTTGCGAAAACTTATGCTGGAAGTTCAGGCCGTAGCAAATACCGAAACCATCATGTTGCAGGAAAGTGATATAGAAGAAGCTCTTAATATGCTATCCAATTTCCCATACAGTGCCAAGTCCTCCCTGCAACTTGACGTGGAGGAAGAAGCCCCTCAAACAGAAAAAGCTACGTTCATTGATTTTGTGATAGCGCAAGGCAGAAAAGCCCACATCAACACGGAAGCCTATTTGCTAATGGATAAATTAATTTCCGAGAAAACCTGCTAG
- a CDS encoding P-loop NTPase family protein, producing MTYQQLKSKDLLKIKTLGELKASGYQPKSIKEELRQNLILKIKAKENVFAGIWGYEDTVIPDIERAILSRHNINFLGLRGQAKTRIARQMTALLDEYVPVIDGAELNDDPLQPLTSFARELIEEKGDDTPVSWWHRNERYTEKLATPDVSVADLIGDVDPIKAATMKLSYNDERVIHYGLVPRSHRSIFVINELPDLQARIQVALFNTLQEGDIQIRGFKLRLPLDIQFVFTANPEDYTNRGSIVTPLKDRIESQIITHYPKNIETGKKITAQEAKLNGKPMDKIHIPELMKNLIEQVAVEARTSEYVDEKSGVSARLTISAYENLLSAAERRIYLNDENETVTRIADLIGIIPAITGKVELVYEGEQEGAGLVAYNLIGKAIRTLFAEHFPTPEQKKKDKEGNPYVLPLSWFGEGNHIDILASQSDKEYKKSLHEVPGLEKVTTDFVKQLPEKEKEFYMEFALHGLAEYSQLSKKLLDTGMQFKDLFSSMFDMEAPDEDDFDDENLN from the coding sequence ATGACATACCAGCAATTGAAGAGCAAAGATTTATTAAAGATAAAAACACTCGGCGAACTAAAGGCCAGTGGCTATCAGCCCAAATCCATCAAGGAAGAACTTCGCCAAAACCTGATCCTAAAGATCAAAGCCAAAGAAAATGTCTTTGCGGGCATCTGGGGCTATGAAGACACCGTCATCCCGGACATCGAGCGGGCCATACTTTCGCGGCACAATATCAACTTTCTGGGACTCCGTGGACAGGCCAAAACACGTATAGCACGACAAATGACGGCACTTTTGGACGAATATGTCCCCGTCATAGATGGTGCTGAACTCAATGATGATCCCTTGCAGCCACTAACCAGTTTTGCGAGGGAGCTAATTGAAGAAAAAGGTGATGACACGCCTGTCAGCTGGTGGCACAGAAATGAGCGCTACACCGAGAAACTGGCCACTCCCGATGTCTCGGTAGCCGACCTTATCGGTGACGTGGATCCGATCAAGGCCGCTACGATGAAACTCTCCTATAACGATGAACGGGTCATCCACTATGGGCTAGTGCCACGCTCCCACCGGTCTATCTTCGTGATCAACGAGCTACCAGATCTACAAGCCAGGATCCAAGTGGCCCTGTTTAACACCCTGCAAGAAGGCGATATCCAGATTCGGGGATTCAAACTAAGATTGCCCTTGGATATCCAATTTGTCTTCACTGCCAATCCCGAAGACTATACCAATCGGGGAAGCATCGTAACGCCACTGAAAGACCGTATCGAATCCCAAATCATTACCCACTATCCCAAAAACATCGAAACAGGGAAAAAGATCACGGCGCAAGAAGCAAAACTCAATGGTAAACCCATGGATAAAATCCATATACCAGAACTGATGAAAAACCTGATCGAGCAAGTGGCTGTGGAAGCTCGTACAAGTGAGTATGTGGACGAAAAAAGTGGTGTATCCGCAAGGCTTACCATATCGGCATACGAAAACCTGCTCTCGGCCGCAGAGCGAAGAATCTACCTTAATGATGAAAACGAAACTGTCACGCGAATAGCCGATCTGATCGGTATCATCCCAGCCATTACAGGAAAGGTAGAGTTGGTCTATGAGGGAGAACAGGAAGGCGCTGGACTAGTGGCCTATAACCTCATCGGAAAAGCCATCAGAACGTTATTTGCAGAACATTTCCCTACTCCTGAGCAGAAGAAAAAAGACAAAGAAGGCAACCCCTATGTCCTGCCACTTTCTTGGTTTGGCGAAGGCAACCACATCGATATTCTCGCATCCCAAAGTGACAAGGAATACAAAAAATCCCTGCATGAAGTGCCCGGACTGGAAAAAGTCACTACCGACTTCGTGAAACAACTGCCAGAAAAAGAAAAGGAATTTTACATGGAGTTTGCCCTCCATGGTCTCGCAGAATACAGTCAGCTCAGCAAAAAACTGCTAGACACTGGCATGCAGTTCAAAGACCTCTTCAGCAGCATGTTTGACATGGAGGCTCCTGATGAAGATGATTTTGATGACGAAAACTTAAACTGA
- a CDS encoding vWA domain-containing protein: protein MKGFRFTKYTPQKAPNKSTFDNLLEVFLQLVTMTGGDVGEALSWLTNLDNRYGMTNPQYGIGDFIDDLKDKGYLTEENQKGEIKITTKSEQQIRKSALEEIFGKLKRGKGGQHQTTHTGQGDQKGSDRRPFEFGDNLEQIALTDSLRNAQINHGFGGDFLLTEDDLEVTENEYRTQTSTVLMIDISHSMILYGEDRITPAKKVAMALAELIKSRYPKDTLDVIVFGNDAWQIEIKDLPYLQVGPYHTNTVAGLQLAMDLLRRRKNPNKQIFMITDGKPTCLKVGIKYYKNSFGIDSKILNETLKLAAQCRKIKIPVTTFMIASDPYLKEFVQEFTKANNGNAYYSNLKGLGHLIFEDYRRNRTKRF, encoded by the coding sequence ATGAAAGGATTTAGATTTACTAAATACACCCCTCAAAAGGCACCTAACAAAAGTACTTTCGACAATTTATTGGAAGTATTTCTTCAGTTGGTCACCATGACTGGCGGAGATGTAGGAGAAGCATTGAGCTGGTTGACAAACTTGGACAATCGCTATGGCATGACCAATCCCCAATATGGGATAGGTGACTTTATCGATGACCTCAAGGACAAAGGCTACCTTACAGAAGAAAATCAAAAAGGTGAAATCAAGATCACCACCAAATCAGAACAGCAAATCCGTAAAAGTGCCCTAGAAGAAATCTTCGGTAAACTTAAGAGAGGCAAAGGAGGCCAGCACCAAACGACTCATACTGGTCAAGGGGACCAAAAGGGAAGTGACCGCAGGCCGTTTGAGTTTGGGGACAACCTCGAACAGATCGCCCTGACCGACTCCCTCCGCAATGCCCAAATCAACCATGGGTTTGGCGGTGATTTTCTGCTTACTGAAGATGACCTCGAGGTCACTGAAAATGAATACCGTACCCAGACCAGCACGGTCCTGATGATCGATATTTCCCATTCCATGATCCTTTATGGCGAAGACCGTATTACTCCGGCCAAAAAGGTGGCCATGGCACTCGCCGAACTGATCAAGAGCCGCTATCCAAAAGACACCCTTGATGTCATCGTATTTGGCAATGATGCCTGGCAGATCGAAATAAAGGACCTCCCCTATCTTCAAGTAGGCCCCTATCACACCAACACTGTAGCGGGACTTCAGCTGGCCATGGATTTATTGAGGAGACGAAAAAACCCCAATAAGCAGATCTTTATGATTACTGACGGGAAGCCTACATGCCTAAAAGTGGGAATCAAATATTACAAAAATAGCTTTGGCATTGACAGCAAAATCCTGAACGAAACCCTGAAACTTGCCGCACAATGCCGAAAAATTAAAATCCCGGTAACTACCTTTATGATCGCCTCCGATCCTTATCTGAAGGAATTTGTACAGGAGTTTACCAAAGCCAATAACGGAAACGCCTATTACAGTAATTTAAAAGGTTTGGGGCACCTCATTTTTGAAGACTACCGAAGAAACAGAACAAAACGTTTTTAA
- a CDS encoding acylphosphatase has product MNKKYKIIGKVQGVFFRKSTQEKAQEIGIKGWVKNESDGSVLTVIQGSEGQVKLMEKWLEKGPPRAEVKEILLLNEGYDLRLEGFEIIH; this is encoded by the coding sequence ATGAACAAAAAGTATAAGATAATAGGTAAGGTTCAAGGGGTGTTTTTTAGAAAAAGTACTCAAGAGAAAGCACAGGAAATAGGGATAAAAGGCTGGGTCAAGAATGAATCCGACGGATCAGTGCTTACCGTTATACAAGGCAGTGAGGGCCAAGTAAAGCTGATGGAAAAGTGGCTAGAAAAGGGACCTCCAAGGGCTGAAGTCAAGGAGATTTTGCTGTTGAATGAAGGGTATGACCTTAGGCTAGAAGGTTTCGAAATAATACATTGA
- a CDS encoding M14 family metallopeptidase: MLKRILSLILFLAAFQGFSQEKVPLEYFLKPGYSYNEDIPTPASVLGYNIGEWHVSYDQVHMYMKALAEASDRVKLEITGRTYEQRPLMMLTISHPDNLSKLNALKFQRSQLRNPAESRDVDTENMPAVVYMGYSVHGNEASGVNASLLAAYHFAAANEVEEDLKNIVIIMEPGINPDGINRFASWVNSNRSIHMNGDPYNRELNEAWPRGRTNHYWFDLNRDWLPVQHPESRSRITKIQEWKPNMVLDFHEMGTNSTFFFQPGIPSRNHPLTPTKNFELTEKIAQYHAKYLDEIGSLYFTQENYDDFYYGKGSTYPDVQGQIGILFEQASSRGHLQESVNGPLSFAFTIRNQFTASLSSFEAAVAMRTELNNYMRDFYIDAKSDADADTNKAYIFGVAKDNGRTFHLADMILQHQIKLYSLKEDITVNGVDFKANKSYIVPLNQPQYRLVKGMFETRTEFQDSLFYDVSAWTLPMAFDMQFMAVNSRILNLANVEEVKKGLTLPEGNVAGAAGAYSYAFEWGEYYAPKAAYHLMDKGYNLRVTHEPFEVSGELQFGRGTILIDKGRSGASDQAFFEDLQAMAKATGITIHAVNTGYTGGINMGSPSIDVLEKPEIALLVDGGVSSYEAGEIWHLLDQRLEIPITLLPLDMVSRADLNRYNVIVMPNGSYHSLNNTATESLQRWVSDGGTIIARGRALNWLNDHKLGEFSFKDKTEEDSTIQKSYANLSNDYGSKVTGGAIFNVKLDLTHPLGYGYENEELYTFRNSNQFLLPSENPYANPLIYTDDPLASGYVYPFNLEQMKNTAMISISAKGRGKIIGFVDNPNFRAFWFGTNKLFYNSIFFGQTISSSSAR; encoded by the coding sequence ATGTTGAAAAGAATATTATCCCTTATTCTCTTTCTGGCGGCATTTCAGGGCTTTTCCCAAGAGAAAGTCCCGCTAGAATACTTCCTTAAACCCGGCTATTCATACAATGAAGACATTCCTACTCCCGCCTCAGTACTAGGCTACAATATCGGGGAGTGGCATGTGAGCTATGACCAAGTGCATATGTACATGAAAGCACTGGCCGAAGCTTCCGATCGCGTAAAACTAGAAATCACTGGCCGCACCTACGAACAACGGCCGCTCATGATGCTCACCATCAGCCACCCGGATAACCTTAGCAAACTCAACGCATTAAAATTCCAACGCTCCCAGCTCCGGAATCCAGCTGAATCCAGGGATGTGGATACTGAAAACATGCCCGCCGTGGTCTATATGGGCTATTCTGTCCATGGAAATGAGGCCAGTGGCGTAAATGCCTCCCTTTTAGCTGCCTATCATTTTGCCGCGGCCAATGAAGTCGAGGAGGACCTCAAAAATATCGTCATCATCATGGAACCCGGCATTAATCCTGATGGCATCAACCGCTTTGCCAGCTGGGTAAACAGCAACCGTAGCATCCATATGAACGGCGACCCTTACAATCGCGAACTGAACGAAGCTTGGCCTCGTGGCCGTACCAATCACTATTGGTTTGACCTAAACCGTGACTGGCTGCCAGTGCAGCATCCCGAGTCCAGAAGCAGGATCACCAAAATCCAGGAATGGAAACCAAACATGGTATTGGACTTTCATGAAATGGGCACAAATAGCACCTTTTTCTTCCAACCAGGTATTCCCAGCAGAAACCACCCGCTAACGCCAACGAAAAACTTTGAGCTGACAGAAAAAATCGCGCAGTACCATGCCAAATACTTGGACGAAATCGGCTCGCTGTATTTCACCCAAGAAAATTATGATGATTTTTATTATGGAAAAGGCTCCACCTACCCGGATGTCCAAGGGCAAATCGGAATTCTGTTTGAACAGGCGTCTTCCCGTGGGCACCTCCAAGAAAGTGTCAATGGCCCGTTGAGCTTTGCCTTCACCATTCGGAACCAGTTTACCGCTTCACTTTCTTCATTTGAAGCGGCCGTGGCGATGCGTACAGAGCTAAACAATTACATGAGGGATTTTTACATTGACGCCAAGTCTGATGCAGACGCTGACACGAACAAGGCCTACATTTTTGGCGTGGCAAAAGACAATGGAAGGACCTTCCATTTGGCCGACATGATTCTCCAGCACCAAATCAAACTTTACAGCTTAAAAGAAGACATCACCGTAAACGGTGTTGATTTTAAAGCAAATAAATCGTACATCGTGCCGCTGAACCAACCTCAATACCGCTTGGTGAAGGGGATGTTTGAAACCCGAACTGAATTTCAGGACAGCCTATTTTACGATGTTTCTGCCTGGACATTGCCTATGGCTTTTGACATGCAATTTATGGCGGTGAACAGCCGTATCCTAAACCTCGCCAATGTAGAGGAAGTCAAAAAAGGCCTTACGCTGCCCGAAGGCAATGTAGCGGGAGCAGCAGGCGCTTATAGCTATGCTTTTGAATGGGGAGAATATTATGCCCCGAAGGCTGCTTACCATTTAATGGACAAAGGCTATAACCTCCGTGTAACCCACGAACCGTTTGAAGTGAGTGGCGAACTGCAATTTGGCAGAGGGACTATCTTGATAGACAAAGGCCGCTCCGGAGCCTCGGACCAAGCCTTTTTTGAAGATCTTCAGGCAATGGCCAAAGCTACCGGCATCACCATCCACGCTGTCAATACTGGCTACACTGGTGGTATCAACATGGGATCTCCGAGTATAGATGTATTGGAAAAACCGGAAATCGCATTGCTAGTTGACGGAGGGGTATCCAGCTACGAAGCTGGCGAAATCTGGCACCTGCTGGATCAACGACTGGAAATCCCCATCACCCTGCTGCCGCTGGACATGGTTTCCCGCGCTGACCTTAACCGATACAATGTGATCGTAATGCCCAATGGCAGTTACCATTCCCTAAACAACACCGCTACGGAGTCCTTGCAGCGATGGGTAAGCGATGGTGGTACGATTATCGCAAGAGGACGCGCCCTAAATTGGCTAAATGACCACAAACTGGGTGAATTTTCCTTCAAAGACAAAACAGAGGAAGACAGTACCATCCAGAAAAGCTACGCTAACCTATCCAATGACTATGGCTCGAAAGTCACCGGTGGGGCTATTTTCAATGTCAAACTAGACCTTACGCACCCGCTGGGGTACGGATATGAAAATGAAGAGCTCTATACATTTAGAAACAGCAATCAGTTTTTACTTCCTTCCGAAAACCCATATGCCAATCCTCTCATTTATACCGATGATCCATTGGCAAGCGGCTATGTTTACCCGTTTAACCTAGAACAAATGAAAAACACCGCCATGATCAGCATTTCCGCTAAAGGCAGAGGGAAAATCATTGGCTTTGTTGACAACCCGAATTTCAGGGCCTTTTGGTTTGGGACGAACAAACTGTTTTACAACAGTATTTTCTTTGGTCAAACTATCAGCAGTAGCTCTGCACGGTAA
- a CDS encoding PLDc N-terminal domain-containing protein translates to MGKLGIIGTIVYILTIIDVVRSKFHTDTDKVIWVLIVVLLPLVGSVLWFLIGRGKAVL, encoded by the coding sequence ATGGGGAAGTTAGGAATCATCGGCACCATCGTTTACATTTTGACCATAATAGATGTGGTACGGAGCAAATTTCACACCGATACGGATAAGGTGATTTGGGTACTGATCGTAGTATTGCTTCCCCTGGTAGGGAGTGTTCTTTGGTTTTTGATAGGTAGGGGCAAGGCGGTTTTGTAG
- a CDS encoding TIGR01777 family oxidoreductase: MKNILISGGSGLIGQALTKTLEANGYAVAWLSRTPEKQPQKSFAWDIKKQSLDTKSLKWADAIIHLAGAGVAEKRWTPARKKLILESRTQSSKLLFDQVRLLENKPQAFISASGANYYGLDNGEEWLNEQSRKGDDFLSMVVDEWEKSIFTFESLGIRTAALRTGVVLSKDGGALPQMLQPPVAAPLGNGNQYMSWIHLQDLVQMYMYALEASHISGSYNAVAPQPVTNRVLTQKAAAAKGKPFINIPVPDFLLKLMLGEMAGMILGGNKISCDKIISGGYQFKYATLAHALEDLFKK, translated from the coding sequence ATGAAAAACATATTGATTTCCGGAGGATCTGGCCTGATAGGACAGGCACTTACCAAAACCCTTGAAGCAAACGGCTATGCGGTAGCCTGGCTAAGCCGTACTCCCGAAAAGCAACCACAAAAAAGCTTTGCTTGGGACATCAAAAAACAATCCTTGGACACAAAATCCCTGAAATGGGCTGACGCCATTATTCACTTGGCAGGTGCAGGTGTGGCTGAGAAAAGATGGACACCTGCTCGCAAAAAGCTGATTTTGGAAAGCCGGACCCAATCCTCCAAACTGCTTTTTGACCAAGTTAGGCTCTTGGAAAACAAGCCACAAGCTTTCATCTCGGCCAGCGGAGCGAACTATTACGGTCTGGACAATGGCGAAGAATGGCTCAACGAGCAAAGCCGTAAGGGTGATGATTTCCTTTCGATGGTGGTAGATGAATGGGAAAAATCAATTTTTACGTTCGAAAGCCTCGGCATCAGGACCGCAGCCCTTCGTACCGGCGTGGTACTGTCCAAAGATGGTGGTGCTTTGCCCCAAATGCTACAGCCTCCCGTCGCCGCCCCCTTAGGAAACGGAAACCAGTACATGAGCTGGATTCATCTTCAAGACTTGGTCCAAATGTACATGTATGCCCTAGAAGCCTCCCATATTAGCGGAAGCTATAATGCCGTGGCTCCCCAACCGGTCACCAATCGCGTGCTCACCCAAAAGGCGGCCGCTGCAAAAGGAAAGCCCTTTATCAATATCCCCGTTCCAGATTTTTTGCTTAAACTAATGCTGGGAGAAATGGCCGGGATGATCCTCGGAGGCAATAAAATTTCATGTGACAAAATTATTAGCGGTGGATATCAGTTCAAATATGCTACGCTGGCCCACGCCCTAGAGGACCTCTTCAAAAAATGA
- a CDS encoding voltage-gated chloride channel family protein, producing the protein MLERARDLIHFKRFVSSEFVPSLRYTLKWLFLAIFIGLLIGTASAFFLFGLEWATHFREAHLYMIALLPVGGFMIGWVYYTYGESVVRGNNQLLEEFYNPLTPIPLRMAPLVVFGTIATHLFGGSAGREGTAVQMGGAIADRFTKWFKLGAIDRRAIITLGVAAGFASVFGTPLAGAIFALEWLIVGRVRYEAILPAFLGAYVADYACADYWHAHHTPYEIPFIPDLTLVNVLWIIPAGICFGLAARLFSKATQFFGEAFRSTIKYPPLRPVLGGAIVAVMVFLIGTTKYIGLGVPTIVEAFEAPLPWYDFLAKTGFTSLTLGAGFKGGEVTPLFYIGATLGNMLSGAIPLPMALLAGMGFVAVFSGATNTPLSCTLMGIELFGAESGVYVGLACVVAYLFSGHSGIYGSQVIGSPKHVSLDRNKGKRLGKL; encoded by the coding sequence ATGTTGGAGAGGGCGCGTGATTTGATTCATTTTAAGAGATTTGTATCCTCTGAATTTGTTCCCAGCTTACGCTATACTTTGAAATGGCTCTTTTTGGCCATTTTTATTGGGCTTTTGATAGGGACGGCTTCTGCATTCTTTTTATTTGGACTGGAATGGGCTACTCATTTCAGGGAAGCTCACCTGTATATGATAGCCTTACTTCCAGTGGGAGGTTTTATGATCGGTTGGGTGTATTATACCTATGGAGAATCCGTCGTAAGAGGCAATAATCAGCTTTTGGAGGAGTTTTATAACCCGTTGACCCCCATTCCGCTGCGGATGGCTCCTTTGGTGGTTTTTGGGACGATTGCTACACACCTTTTTGGTGGTTCAGCAGGACGAGAGGGTACAGCGGTGCAGATGGGGGGAGCCATTGCTGACCGGTTTACCAAGTGGTTCAAGCTTGGCGCGATTGATCGAAGGGCCATCATTACCCTTGGTGTGGCAGCAGGTTTTGCCTCGGTATTCGGAACACCACTGGCAGGGGCGATTTTTGCGCTTGAATGGTTGATCGTGGGAAGGGTTCGCTATGAAGCCATCCTGCCTGCGTTTCTCGGTGCATATGTTGCAGATTATGCCTGTGCAGATTATTGGCATGCCCATCATACGCCTTATGAAATCCCCTTTATTCCTGATTTGACCTTGGTAAATGTATTGTGGATCATTCCTGCAGGGATTTGCTTCGGCCTGGCGGCTCGGTTGTTTTCGAAGGCGACCCAGTTTTTTGGTGAGGCTTTTAGGAGTACGATCAAATACCCGCCACTGAGGCCGGTTTTAGGAGGAGCAATTGTAGCTGTGATGGTTTTTTTGATCGGAACGACGAAGTACATTGGCTTGGGGGTGCCGACTATTGTGGAGGCATTTGAAGCCCCATTGCCATGGTATGATTTTTTGGCAAAAACAGGCTTTACTTCGTTGACCCTTGGGGCAGGTTTTAAAGGTGGCGAAGTGACCCCGCTATTTTATATTGGAGCCACTTTGGGCAATATGCTCTCTGGAGCAATTCCACTGCCAATGGCGCTTTTGGCGGGGATGGGGTTTGTAGCGGTTTTCTCGGGTGCTACCAATACCCCCTTGTCATGTACGTTGATGGGCATCGAGCTTTTTGGTGCTGAATCAGGAGTGTACGTGGGGCTTGCCTGTGTCGTAGCGTACCTGTTCAGTGGACATTCTGGTATCTACGGTTCCCAAGTGATTGGCTCTCCTAAACACGTCTCACTGGACCGTAACAAAGGGAAGAGGCTAGGTAAATTGTAA